Proteins encoded in a region of the Pieris brassicae chromosome 3, ilPieBrab1.1, whole genome shotgun sequence genome:
- the LOC123707751 gene encoding procathepsin L-like: MTSKYIKARNRCIFLIMFAICLLFVNFFLVESKNYYDLAEATSHFNEFIITYNKQYRNEVEKFTRFLIFSVNLVEINRKNAESTHAVYGITLFCDLTYEEFLKYATGLNGTGDPKCSSSISQVNSSIIAPDSFDWRTENVVSRVKDQQICGSCWAFAATGAVESQYAIKHKTIQEVSEQQLVDCDQRSSGCGGTNSLDNPFLYFIENGAMSEKDYPYESKHHTKCRFEKEKVKVTVKGCRNLDVGRDEEKLKKLLHQNGPTTIALDATPLSKYINGIVKSSECKSKTINHAVLLVGYGTENGIPYWIVKNSWGPAWGEDGYVRIERGVNCINMMIAAPVQPILD, from the exons atgacatCAAA ATATATAAAAGCAAGGAACcgatgtatatttttaattatgttcgctATTTGCTTATTGTTTGTTAACTTCTTTCTCGTTGAGAGTAAGAATTACTATGACCTCGCAGAAGCCACGAGTCATTTTAATGAGTTTATTATCACTTATAATAAGCAGTACAGAAATGAAGTAGAAAAGTTTACACGATTCCTGATATTCTCTGTAAACCTTGTGGAAATTAATCGGAAGAATGCAGAGAGTACACACGCTGTTTATG gTATAACACTGTTTTGTGATTTGACCTATGAAGAGTTCCTCAAGTATGCTACGGGGCTGAACGGTACGGGTGACCCAAAATGCTCTTCTTCAATTAGCCAAGTCAACTCCTCAATAATAGCACCTGATTCATTCGACTGGAGGACGGAGAACGTTGTCAGCCGAGTCAAGGATCAGCAAATATGTGGTTCCTGCTGGGCTTTTGCAGCTACAG gagCTGTCGAGAGTCAATATGCAATAAAGCACAAGACAATTCAAGAAGTGTCCGAACAGCAGCTGGTCGATTGCGACCAGAGATCCTCGGGATGTGGAGGAACAAATAGTTTGGACAATCCATTCTT atattttatagaaaatggAGCAATGTCAGAAAAAGACTACCCATATGAATCGAAACACCATACTAAATGTCGATTTGAGAAGGAAAAAGTGAAGGTTACAGTAAAGGGTTGCAGAAATTTGGATGTTGGTAGAGATGaggaaaaattaaagaaattattacacCAAAATGGCCCCACAACgattg CGCTCGATGCTACTCCACTcagcaaatatataaatggaaTTGTCAAATCTTCAGAATGTAAGAGTAAAACTATTAACCACGCTGTGCTGCTTGTTGGATATGGAACAG AAAATGGTATTCCGTACTGGATCGTGAAAAATTCTTGGGGTCCGGCTTGGGGTGAAGATGGCTATGTTCGAATCGAGAGAGGCGTCAACTGCATCAATATGATGATAGCAGCTCCAGTACAGCCTATTTTGGattga